The DNA window GTTCTGCGGGAAGGCTTTGAGACGGTGCTGTTCATTGCGGCCAAGTTTCAGCAGGGCTGGGTGCCGGTGGCGGGAGCGATCGCTGGCCTAGCCGGTGCGGTGGTGATCGGTACCCTGTTGTTTCAACTGGGCATCAAGATTAACCTGCGGCGCTTTTTCCAGGTGATGGGGGTCTTGCTGTTGCTGATTGTGGCCGGTCTCGTCGTTTCGGCTTTACGACATCTAGATGCGGCGCTACAGCTTTTATCTCTCTACGATCCCGCCTGGTCAAATCTCTGTGCCCCCGGTGGTGCCTGTCTTCTAGGGCCACAAGTCTGGGATCTGAGCCAGATTCTTCCCGATCGCCAATTTCCCGGTATCTTACTCAAAGCATTTTTTGGCTATACCCAAACGCTGTATCTGGCCCAAGCGATCGCCTATGTTGGATTTTTATCTACAGTAGGGTTAACCTATCTTCAGGGCGCTATGGGCTGGGGGCGATCGCCTAAGTCAAAACAAGCATCACCATGACCGGACAGCGATCGCTCCCAATCCAGGCATTGTTTCCTCAACGTTAAGCAATGACACAGGGTGAAGCAGCCGTCAGGTAGAGCATATTTTATACTTGCCAGAAATCTATTGCCCCTTCTGGTAATTGAGCAAGTACGTGATCAAAGGCTTTTTCATCCACATGTCGTCTCAGAGCAGCGGCTACATCTTTAATGGCGGTTTCAGTCGAAAAATTATGGTCCTCCCGCAATGATCTGACGTCTCTCATCATCTCTTCACGATCTGCAAAGGACTTTTGCGGTTCTTTCGTATCCCAATCGGTCACAAAAAGTGCCCTCAAGCAAATTGGCAGTACGTTCGCAAATAATATGGCATCTTCAATGGAAAGCCTGCAGCGAAACGTCTGAAAGACGCCTTGTGTCATGGTGTAGGTTACATGGGTACTCCAGAGGCTGGCTGTGTCACGTGCATCTACCAGATAATGATAAAAGTCATCTGAAGCACGCTGGTATTCTGCAGGTACTGGCATACTATCCTCCTTTATATTTGAGAGGCCCTAGGCTAGGTTTTATTCATATGAGTAGCTATATTTTCATGGACTTCCAGATCTTCTGTTAAGTTCCAAGGGTAAATTTTTAGTTTGTTCATCATGCTCTCCTATGCTTCTTGAGCCAAAACCAGGGCTGTTTTGGCGTTGCTGGAGGCGATAGAATTTTCGCTAAGAAACCGTGGGCAAGACGCTCACACTCGCAGTTCATTCACAATCTAAGGTTATGTTCACCTTACTCCCATAACGATTTGTTAGGTATCTGGTAACCCATCATCAGAGTTTTCTCCATTGTCTTGAATTGCTACCCAAGGAAGGCTTGAATACTGATCTTTGATATTTTCTAACTCATCGAGTGCCTGCAGGAAAAATCTTTTGATCGCTACCACATGGTCTTCTTCAGAAAGAAAATCCTGCAAACTTTTTTCTCGAACTATTCCTGCCCAGTCTTTTGAGCTATCTAAGCTATAACCTTTCCAGCCATATTGTTCGCAAATATCTTTCATTGCTTCAATAATTTCTGCTCGACGATGGGAATTAGGATCTACTTCAAGTACGAGACGTACTGTTGGGTAATCAGTTAAATGTGATGTCTTGAGAATAAAACCTAGTCCGCACCACCATCTTCCACTTGGCATCGAGGCAGTCATTAAATACCGCCCATGCCATTGAATCTGGGTAAGTGCGGTAGACTTTTGCTTAATGGCTCCTAAAACTTTCTTAAAGCGTTGACTCACTTCCCCCCACATTGTCTCATCCATCAGTTCTAGTGATTTCGTGAAATTTGCTAGCGTAATCACGTCAATAGAGGAGAACTGGTTGTTATGTGCCATGCGATACTCACTCATAAATATCATAATTTCTTGAACAAGCATTGTATCTGCTTGAGTTTTCAAAAACCGATAGAACTGATGCCATCTCAGTTGCCTGAACTGAACGGTAGGTTGAGCAATAGTCTTGAACACATCTGCTTGAGCTTTCGGATCGAAATCACGAGTGATGTACAAAAGAAATTTGTGCTGGAACCCTGGAATTCCATGCAAAATCTCTGCATACCTTGAAAGCTGCTTGTCGCCTTCCTGAGAGCCAATTTTACTCTCAATAAAGATGATGCTACGACGTTGAGTATCAGCTAGCTCAATTACGATATCAGGGCGGCTACCCAAACGATGGCTATCAAGAGGCTCAAACTTTCTTTGTGTTGAAACATAGGCATCCAAATCAATGCTTGTATCCAATATGTTTAAATGGTTGAGCCAAGCATAGAGAATTTCCTTGTCTGTGCTGAAGAGGTAAGCGACTAAC is part of the Leptolyngbya sp. CCY15150 genome and encodes:
- a CDS encoding FTR1 family protein, whose protein sequence is MTDLTAALPTFVITLREGVEAALVVGIVMAYLQKANQSRLHGWVYGGIGAGVAGSLVIGALLLSLLTKLSQAEQGYGAIAKPALEGGFELAAIALLSWMLIWMTQQAKSMKADVEGAISSAVDRTGLAAGWSVFSLIAIAVLREGFETVLFIAAKFQQGWVPVAGAIAGLAGAVVIGTLLFQLGIKINLRRFFQVMGVLLLLIVAGLVVSALRHLDAALQLLSLYDPAWSNLCAPGGACLLGPQVWDLSQILPDRQFPGILLKAFFGYTQTLYLAQAIAYVGFLSTVGLTYLQGAMGWGRSPKSKQASP
- a CDS encoding DUF2267 domain-containing protein, with protein sequence MPVPAEYQRASDDFYHYLVDARDTASLWSTHVTYTMTQGVFQTFRCRLSIEDAILFANVLPICLRALFVTDWDTKEPQKSFADREEMMRDVRSLREDHNFSTETAIKDVAAALRRHVDEKAFDHVLAQLPEGAIDFWQV
- a CDS encoding PD-(D/E)XK nuclease family protein; translation: MALFSRLLNLNTGNIPLEDFFTELVAYLFSTDKEILYAWLNHLNILDTSIDLDAYVSTQRKFEPLDSHRLGSRPDIVIELADTQRRSIIFIESKIGSQEGDKQLSRYAEILHGIPGFQHKFLLYITRDFDPKAQADVFKTIAQPTVQFRQLRWHQFYRFLKTQADTMLVQEIMIFMSEYRMAHNNQFSSIDVITLANFTKSLELMDETMWGEVSQRFKKVLGAIKQKSTALTQIQWHGRYLMTASMPSGRWWCGLGFILKTSHLTDYPTVRLVLEVDPNSHRRAEIIEAMKDICEQYGWKGYSLDSSKDWAGIVREKSLQDFLSEEDHVVAIKRFFLQALDELENIKDQYSSLPWVAIQDNGENSDDGLPDT